A section of the Maylandia zebra isolate NMK-2024a linkage group LG8, Mzebra_GT3a, whole genome shotgun sequence genome encodes:
- the get4 gene encoding Golgi to ER traffic protein 4 homolog isoform X2, which produces MSEQESLRCSSARNRGGVQRVEGKLRASVEKGDYYEAHQMYRTLFFRYMSQGKHAEARELMYNGALLFFSYNQQNSAADLSMLVLEVLEKSETKVEDEILECLANLFSQMDQNSPERVAFVSRALKWSTGGSGKLGHPKLHQLLAVTLWKEQNYSESRYHFLHSSDGEGCAHMLVEYSASRGFRSEVDMFVAQAVLQFLCLKNKNSASVVFSTYTEKHPSIERGPPFVQPLLNFIWFLLLAVDGGKLTVFTVLCEQYQPSLKRDPMYNEYLDRIGQLFFGVPPKQSPSYGGLLATFECDATKKLPEASASFMKVLQKLLDKM; this is translated from the exons ATGTCGGAGCAGGAGTCTCTGAGGTGCTCCAGTGCCAGAAACCGTGGAGGCGTACAGAGGGTGGAAGGAAAACTGCGAGCCAGCGTAGAAAAGGGGGATTATTATGAAGCACATCAGATGTACAGGACTTTATTTTTTAG GTACATGTCACAGGGGAAACATGCGGAGGCCAGGGAGCTGATGTATAACGGAGCATTGCTCTTCTTCAGCTACAACCAG CAAAACAGCGCAGCAGATCTGTCCATGCTGGTGCTGGAGGTTTTGGAGAAATCTGAGACAAAAGTTGAAGATGAAATATTAG aatgtCTGGCTAACCTGTTCAGCCAGATGGACCAGAACTCTCCAGAGAGAGTAGCATTTGTTTCCAGAGCCTTGAAATGGTCCACAGGAGGGTCTGGCAAGTTGGGTCATCCAAAACTACACCAGCTGCTTGCTGTCACTTTGTGGAAAG AGCAAAACTACAGTGAGTCTCGTTATCACTTCCTGCATTCCTCTGACGGGGAGGGCTGTGCACACATGTTGGTGGAGTATTCAGCATCACGAGGCTTCCGCAGTGAGGTTGACATGTTTGTGGCGCAGGCCGTCCTACA GTTCCTCTgcttaaagaacaaaaacagcgCTTCCGTGGTGTTCAGCACGtacacagagaaacacccgTCCATAGAGAGGGGCCCTCCTTTCGTGCAGCCTCTACTAAACTTTATCTGGTTTCTGCTGCTGGCAGTGGACGG gggTAAATTAACAGTTTTCACAGTGTTATGTGAGCAATATCAGCCTTCCCTGAAGAGGGATCCCATGTATAATGAG TATCTCGACAGAATAGGACAGCTTTTCTTTGGCGTTCCACCCAAACAGTCCCCATCGTATGGCGGACTACTAG CTACTTTTGAATGTGATGCTACCAAGAAACTACCTGAAGCGTCTGCATCATTTATGAAGGTGCTTCAAAAGCTATTAGACAAGATGTAA
- the get4 gene encoding Golgi to ER traffic protein 4 homolog isoform X3 has protein sequence MSEQESLRCSSARNRGGVQRVEGKLRASVEKGDYYEAHQMYRTLFFRYMSQGKHAEARELMYNGALLFFSYNQQNSAADLSMLVLEVLEKSETKVEDEILECLANLFSQMDQNSPERVAFVSRALKWSTGGSGKLGHPKLHQLLAVTLWKEQNYSESRYHFLHSSDGEGCAHMLVEYSASRGFRSEVDMFVAQAVLQFLCLKNKNSASVVFSTYTEKHPSIERGPPFVQPLLNFIWFLLLAVDGGKLTVFTVLCEQYQPSLKRDPMYNEYLDRIGQLFFGVPPKQSPSYGGLLVGD, from the exons ATGTCGGAGCAGGAGTCTCTGAGGTGCTCCAGTGCCAGAAACCGTGGAGGCGTACAGAGGGTGGAAGGAAAACTGCGAGCCAGCGTAGAAAAGGGGGATTATTATGAAGCACATCAGATGTACAGGACTTTATTTTTTAG GTACATGTCACAGGGGAAACATGCGGAGGCCAGGGAGCTGATGTATAACGGAGCATTGCTCTTCTTCAGCTACAACCAG CAAAACAGCGCAGCAGATCTGTCCATGCTGGTGCTGGAGGTTTTGGAGAAATCTGAGACAAAAGTTGAAGATGAAATATTAG aatgtCTGGCTAACCTGTTCAGCCAGATGGACCAGAACTCTCCAGAGAGAGTAGCATTTGTTTCCAGAGCCTTGAAATGGTCCACAGGAGGGTCTGGCAAGTTGGGTCATCCAAAACTACACCAGCTGCTTGCTGTCACTTTGTGGAAAG AGCAAAACTACAGTGAGTCTCGTTATCACTTCCTGCATTCCTCTGACGGGGAGGGCTGTGCACACATGTTGGTGGAGTATTCAGCATCACGAGGCTTCCGCAGTGAGGTTGACATGTTTGTGGCGCAGGCCGTCCTACA GTTCCTCTgcttaaagaacaaaaacagcgCTTCCGTGGTGTTCAGCACGtacacagagaaacacccgTCCATAGAGAGGGGCCCTCCTTTCGTGCAGCCTCTACTAAACTTTATCTGGTTTCTGCTGCTGGCAGTGGACGG gggTAAATTAACAGTTTTCACAGTGTTATGTGAGCAATATCAGCCTTCCCTGAAGAGGGATCCCATGTATAATGAG TATCTCGACAGAATAGGACAGCTTTTCTTTGGCGTTCCACCCAAACAGTCCCCATCGTATGGCGGACTACTAG TAGGAGACTAA
- the get4 gene encoding Golgi to ER traffic protein 4 homolog isoform X4, with the protein MSEQESLRCSSARNRGGVQRVEGKLRASVEKGDYYEAHQMYRTLFFRYMSQGKHAEARELMYNGALLFFSYNQQNSAADLSMLVLEVLEKSETKVEDEILECLANLFSQMDQNSPERVAFVSRALKWSTGGSGKLGHPKLHQLLAVTLWKEQNYSESRYHFLHSSDGEGCAHMLVEYSASRGFRSEVDMFVAQAVLQFLCLKNKNSASVVFSTYTEKHPSIERGPPFVQPLLNFIWFLLLAVDGGKLTVFTVLCEQYQPSLKRDPMYNEYLDRIGQLFFGVPPKQSPSYGGLLGD; encoded by the exons ATGTCGGAGCAGGAGTCTCTGAGGTGCTCCAGTGCCAGAAACCGTGGAGGCGTACAGAGGGTGGAAGGAAAACTGCGAGCCAGCGTAGAAAAGGGGGATTATTATGAAGCACATCAGATGTACAGGACTTTATTTTTTAG GTACATGTCACAGGGGAAACATGCGGAGGCCAGGGAGCTGATGTATAACGGAGCATTGCTCTTCTTCAGCTACAACCAG CAAAACAGCGCAGCAGATCTGTCCATGCTGGTGCTGGAGGTTTTGGAGAAATCTGAGACAAAAGTTGAAGATGAAATATTAG aatgtCTGGCTAACCTGTTCAGCCAGATGGACCAGAACTCTCCAGAGAGAGTAGCATTTGTTTCCAGAGCCTTGAAATGGTCCACAGGAGGGTCTGGCAAGTTGGGTCATCCAAAACTACACCAGCTGCTTGCTGTCACTTTGTGGAAAG AGCAAAACTACAGTGAGTCTCGTTATCACTTCCTGCATTCCTCTGACGGGGAGGGCTGTGCACACATGTTGGTGGAGTATTCAGCATCACGAGGCTTCCGCAGTGAGGTTGACATGTTTGTGGCGCAGGCCGTCCTACA GTTCCTCTgcttaaagaacaaaaacagcgCTTCCGTGGTGTTCAGCACGtacacagagaaacacccgTCCATAGAGAGGGGCCCTCCTTTCGTGCAGCCTCTACTAAACTTTATCTGGTTTCTGCTGCTGGCAGTGGACGG gggTAAATTAACAGTTTTCACAGTGTTATGTGAGCAATATCAGCCTTCCCTGAAGAGGGATCCCATGTATAATGAG TATCTCGACAGAATAGGACAGCTTTTCTTTGGCGTTCCACCCAAACAGTCCCCATCGTATGGCGGACTACTAG GAGACTAA
- the get4 gene encoding Golgi to ER traffic protein 4 homolog isoform X1, whose translation MSEQESLRCSSARNRGGVQRVEGKLRASVEKGDYYEAHQMYRTLFFRYMSQGKHAEARELMYNGALLFFSYNQQNSAADLSMLVLEVLEKSETKVEDEILECLANLFSQMDQNSPERVAFVSRALKWSTGGSGKLGHPKLHQLLAVTLWKEQNYSESRYHFLHSSDGEGCAHMLVEYSASRGFRSEVDMFVAQAVLQFLCLKNKNSASVVFSTYTEKHPSIERGPPFVQPLLNFIWFLLLAVDGGKLTVFTVLCEQYQPSLKRDPMYNEYLDRIGQLFFGVPPKQSPSYGGLLGNLLNSLMGSGEEDDGTEEPPEDSPIELD comes from the exons ATGTCGGAGCAGGAGTCTCTGAGGTGCTCCAGTGCCAGAAACCGTGGAGGCGTACAGAGGGTGGAAGGAAAACTGCGAGCCAGCGTAGAAAAGGGGGATTATTATGAAGCACATCAGATGTACAGGACTTTATTTTTTAG GTACATGTCACAGGGGAAACATGCGGAGGCCAGGGAGCTGATGTATAACGGAGCATTGCTCTTCTTCAGCTACAACCAG CAAAACAGCGCAGCAGATCTGTCCATGCTGGTGCTGGAGGTTTTGGAGAAATCTGAGACAAAAGTTGAAGATGAAATATTAG aatgtCTGGCTAACCTGTTCAGCCAGATGGACCAGAACTCTCCAGAGAGAGTAGCATTTGTTTCCAGAGCCTTGAAATGGTCCACAGGAGGGTCTGGCAAGTTGGGTCATCCAAAACTACACCAGCTGCTTGCTGTCACTTTGTGGAAAG AGCAAAACTACAGTGAGTCTCGTTATCACTTCCTGCATTCCTCTGACGGGGAGGGCTGTGCACACATGTTGGTGGAGTATTCAGCATCACGAGGCTTCCGCAGTGAGGTTGACATGTTTGTGGCGCAGGCCGTCCTACA GTTCCTCTgcttaaagaacaaaaacagcgCTTCCGTGGTGTTCAGCACGtacacagagaaacacccgTCCATAGAGAGGGGCCCTCCTTTCGTGCAGCCTCTACTAAACTTTATCTGGTTTCTGCTGCTGGCAGTGGACGG gggTAAATTAACAGTTTTCACAGTGTTATGTGAGCAATATCAGCCTTCCCTGAAGAGGGATCCCATGTATAATGAG TATCTCGACAGAATAGGACAGCTTTTCTTTGGCGTTCCACCCAAACAGTCCCCATCGTATGGCGGACTACTAG GCAATCTGCTGAACAGCCTGATGGGTTCGGGTGAGGAGGATGACGGAACTGAAGAACCTCCAGAGGACAGCCCCATAGAATTAGACTGA